One Malassezia restricta chromosome VI, complete sequence genomic region harbors:
- a CDS encoding bud emergence protein 1 — protein sequence MKALRELKNTFKDLGLANAKLNPVVHSTQKHETTLLPPKMVIRATADYVPESPHELSFHKGDFFYVHTSADPGQQSWIEACNPATDARGYVPLTHFEIISRTKPRTTVPLSTKSELNPNGLPSTPSTTESFISNSSSSVCTNGGTFATMKFDFKAELPHELSAKEGEGVFVMARSNDEWLVAKPLEYLSAPGLIPTSYITFRDMRSGQALSSEENVSVLSGIPSVYEWGEQNRRYCEQIVPLEDINNHKLHDSNSLKMSKQGRLSKLLPATPHYYYNMDDYFSSLETINHSQAYNMPLIETTMPRDVPSRSTKLTLVAVDHIHMDEQSSRFCVHLFYTYKVPSSSTPMYKHHELLLNRLYSDFVSLRHSLQEELASYLPLAALSQNLPSLPPGSTGTAEMDHKAISSFLHGFCALPDFILQSSSVQIFLDVRSYDQCHITTTQHNIPQSTMLRRACARHIPDMYSAPNLPADSQNIDSTIHTAPAGSDTTSLSDTYYHRIKIIHQGDTSKVVALRVPSVICYDSLMQRIEEKLGTKFQALQSTETSPDQGCIQTDEHLQSWLDTSRAHGKKLILVASPMRQIP from the coding sequence ATGAAGGCGTTGCGTGAATTAAAAAACACGTTTAAGGATCTTGGACTTGCAAACGCGAAACTGAATCCTGTTGTTCACTCTACACAAAAGCATGAAACTACGCTCTTGCCACCAAAAATGGTGATTAGAGCCACCGCAGACTATGTACCTGAATCTCCGCATGAGCTCAGTTTCCACAAAGGTGACTTTTTTTATGTGCACACCAGCGCCGATCCGGGCCAACAGTCTTGGATTGAGGCATGCAACCCAGCCACTGATGCTCGAGGATATGTGCCTCTAACTCATTTTGAGATCATTTCGCGCACAAAACCACGAACGACTGTACCGCTTTCTACGAAAAGTGAATTGAATCCAAATGGACTGCCAAGCACACCTAGCACAACCGAATCGTTTATTTCAAACTCTTCAAGTTCGGTATGCACCAATGGCGGTACATTTGCAACAATGAAGTTTGACTTCAAGGCTGAGCTCCCGCACGAACTCTCTGCAAAAGAGGGTGAAGGTGTGTTTGTCATGGCAAGATCCAATGATGAGTGGCTCGTAGCAAAGCCGCTTGAATACCTCAGTGCACCCGGATTGATTCCAACAAGCTATATCACTTTTCGGGATATGCGATCTGGTCAAGCATTATCTTCGGAGGAAAATGTATCTGTTCTATCTGGCATACCATCAGTATACGAATGGGGTGAGCAAAATAGGCGATACTGTGAACAAATCGTTCCCCTTGAGGACATTAACAACCACAAGTTGCATGACAGCAATTCTCTCAAAATGTCAAAGCAGGGACGCCTTTCGAAGCTGCTCCCTGCGACACCACACTATTATTATAACATGGATGACTACTTTTCCTCGTTAGAAACGATCAACCACTCACAAGCATACAATATGCCACTCATCGAAACCACTATGCCTCGTGATGTGCCGTCACGATCAACCAAACTCACCCTAGTCGCAGTGGATCACATTCACATGGATGAACAAAGTTCCCGTTTCTGTGTGCATCTTTTTTATACGTACAAAGTACCCTCAAGCTCCACCCCCATGTACAAGCATCACGAATTACTACTCAATCGTCTCTATTCCGACTTTGTTTCTCTGCGGCATTCTTTACAAGAGGAACTTGCATCCTATCTACCTCTTGCAGCCTTGTCGCAAAATCTTCCCAGCCTTCCGCCGGGATCGACTGGGACTGCTGAAATGGATCACAAGGCCATATCGAGCTTTTTGCATGGTTTCTGTGCATTGCCAGATTTCATTCTGCAGTCATCTTCTGTCCAGATATTTCTTGACGTGCGATCTTATGACCAATGCCACATAACTACGACCCAACACAACATACCACAAAGTACGATGCTAAGGAGAGCATGTGCTCGACATATTCCTGACATGTACTCAGCTCCTAACTTGCCCGCAGACAGCCAAAATATCGACTCTACCATCCACACGGCACCAGCAGGTTCTGACACCACATCTCTTTCTGACACTTATTATCATCGCATTAAAATTATACACCAAGGAGACACATCCAAAGTTGTGGCTCTGCGTGTCCCATCAGTTATATGCTATGATTCTCTCATGCAGAGAATTGAGGAAAAACTCGGTACGAAGTTTCAAGCGCTTCAATCGACGGAAACCTCGCCAGACCAAGGCTGCATACAAACGGACGAGCATCTTCAGTCATGGTTAGACACGTCCCGTGCGCACGGCAAGAAACTAATTCTAGTCGCCAGTCCCATGCGCCAAATACCATAG
- a CDS encoding AP-3 complex subunit mu, with amino-acid sequence MDGLIIAGRHGQPIMLSRFRQTNPLYSMLHTSFLSDLIADMQMQAEAGTSKNASVRDIPPVLSVPLPDSIFAEKEEEDEQDDDDEGESVSPPDLPDEALAWSESVKKTAEDPTETCISIEGGSILCHIMVGDVRFLCPVSHSIDPLIPFAFLHKVVAILQEYLIGSTDPALMTEDVICEHFDIVYELMEEMLDGAGHVLLTEVNALKDIVLPPSWLDKLIHTVGLSSSAEHARTSLASPVPWRRPNSKYAKNEVYLDIVETMDGIVNASGAPLSLDVHGTLECSALLSGIPELVVKLSHPTMVEYPAWHKCIQQRDWHENRILRFIPPDGDSRLGEFRIKSAATAKSTLPLCIHANVMPYEAALGGLPFEISVEHTLDHSYDLQDVCVEWLLGNGIQGIDATTQVQTVANKVSMSSDIGSIPSLSRSTGTMVFDRKRQLMRWTIPTLMPSTMSVLRGTILSSTIHCRPMYALQVQFMVQGYSFSGLRVTSVQLEKEAYTLSKGARVRLMGDIEWRLI; translated from the coding sequence ATGGATGGCTTGATCATTGCTGGCCGTCATGGCCAGCCCATCATGCTATCGCGGTTTCGGCAAACGAATCCACTCTATTCTATGCTTCATACATCCTTTTTGAGTGATTTGATTGCGGACATGCAAATGCAGGCAGAGGCAGGCACGTCGAAGAATGCATCTGTGCGCGATATCCCGCCTGTTTTGTCGGTGCCCCTGCCGGACTCTATTTTTGCTGAgaaggaagaagaggacgaacaagacgatgacgacgaaggAGAGTCCGTTTCTCCACCAGATCTGCCGGATGAGGCACTCGCCTGGTCTGAGTCGGTCAAGAAAACGGCAGAGGACCCCACCGAGACGTGCATCTCTATCGAGGGCGGCTCGATTTTGTGCCACATCATGGTAGGTGATGTACGTTTCTTGTGTCCGGTATCGCATAGCATAGATCCGCTGATTCCCTTTGCGTTCCTACACAAGGTTGTGGCCATTTTGCAAGAGTACTTAATTGGTTCTACGGATCCTGCCCTCATGACTGAAGATGTCATTTGCGAGCATTTCGACATTGTCTACGAACTCATGGAAGAAATGCTCGATGGTGCGGGACACGTTCTTCTTACTGAAGTCAATGCCCTCAAAGATATCGTGCTTCCTCCCAGCTGGTTGGACAAACTCATCCACACCGTCGGCCTAAGCTCATCAGCAGAGCATGCACGTACATCGCTCGCTTCGCCTGTCCCCTGGCGTCGGCCTAATAGCAAGTATGCCAAGAACGAGGTGTATTTGGACATTGTCGAGACCATGGATGGAATCGTGAATGCCTCGGGTGCACCATTGTCGCTCGACGTGCATGGGACCTTGGAATGTTCGGCCCTTTTGAGTGGTATTCCAGAATTGGTCGTGAAACTGAGTCATCCTACTATGGTGGAGTATCCTGCATGGCACAAGTGTATCCAACAGCGCGACTGGCACGAAAACCGCATACTTCGTTTTATTCCGCCAGATGGTGATAGTCGACTGGGCGAGTTTCGCATCAAGTCTGCTGCGACTGCAAAGTCAACCTTGCCTTTATGTATTCATGCGAACGTCATGCCATACGAGGCAGCACTGGGTGGGCTCCCATTTGAAATTAGCGTGGAGCACACTCTGGATCATTCGTATGATTTACAAGACGTGTGTGTTGAATGGCTCCTGGGCAATGGCATACAAGGTATAGATGCCACGACCCAGGTGCAGACTGTGGCAAATAAAGTCTCGATGTCATCAGACATCGGTTCTATACCAAGTCTGTCTCGCTCAACAGGCACGATGGTATTCGACAGAAAACGCCAACTTATGCGCTGGACAATTCCCACACTCATGCcatcgaccatgtcggTTCTTAGGGGCACCATTTTGTCGTCGACGATACACTGTCGGCCTATGTATGCTCTGCAAGTTCAGTTTATGGTACAAGGGTATTCTTTTTCTGGACTCCGAGTCACTTCTGTACAATTGGAAAAAGAGGCATACACCCTTTCCAAgggcgcgcgcgtgcgtctaATGGGCGACATAGAATGGCGCCTTATCTAG
- a CDS encoding THO complex subunit 2, protein MAPSTPDVHAEPQWLVHALRTEISGADVRSRLEHEWRTQPAHARIAIAELMREYILQQDVSCARIAEALAITETSWCDVILDTCWALDAEMEVRCDGNLPLETARSRLADVVRAFVTGGLLTAKLVASRLDAALLGAIGLLDANVFQRRGIQIRTATFFKQPKYNLLREENAGYAALFMSLESCIGPAMYADGDTVVESETARDRDARAESWLQTSMLECIGRFGLDAVRVLDIILASFCAHAVHHYPFFLSVMRRVPWSSARIAEVLGFQYAHYTHPDTRESTPEELYLLTALLIREKVVSFAQMLAYVSPDDTIQKLKQAHDEALTSKTATVGANALTMAAPLIDDDHDSSAASSTTPANTVDAAPPPPPSPQGIFLIRALLRCGALDEVRGFLAAHPWIFGAYPSVTHAYLRLVWYRLDTPAFRDAVTRFARTGNDQTSELTMYVPEPHATRTHRYIFCVRDWAHGHAPLNQVEEVFELLSPLGVYVCQDRRLLQLLCRVCAQAPSKEAWMPFLRTQVLPAVTLANGGAPLLYELWECIQTLPYPQRYSLYGEWKHRSTKRPELRYAKMQTEREARGILRRISSDNVRASGRSLAKAAHAHPTVFFEVVLHQIQSYDNLIEPVVDSAKYLTPLEYDVLTYALLEALSDPGKARTKQDGTNTSLWLKSLASFAGALFRKYAAMDCTPILQYLANRLHEGQVADLIVLSELILKMAGIEPMGELSDAQMAALSGGPLLQTEAHLTLIPGTTPAAVLLARNSLKKGAMRLYRTLMQNRLAVPLLILVAQQREACVFSDDDVHIKSLSSTFDTCVSILLQYTHFLMSQGTSEYAQLVPSPSAWIRRFGVDVPIAYHLGRLSPDTPENCGVLGPLFFGTFWQLSLPDLVVPMERYQHELDRLKQAVQHVETTTDMTESLKTSARVRLQESMTQLQAELKEQTLAHQATRRRLQTEKGQWFHADIDRAQLIQQLVAQCLYPRALFSPTDAVFAARFLRTIHTLGTPHLPTLGVYDTLLTQHVAPTLFLATENEARSYARFLYTVLHDLHAWLVSPDAYDKEAIGSDVTGFSLAWHGMRGMHTRPDEQPLSFTAFKACMLQWHSSLYEAFSACFGVEYMRMRNAIVVLNRLSAFFPLYRDHGQRLLQVVQHVVATEHRGDLKVLAQGLAATLEKHAPKWVDVTYFRPLTKEERARVREEARLEEERKEEERKEKARREEERKEKLRREEERKKQAREEEARREEERRERARQEEVRREEERQEKARQEEARRETRKEEAHREQARPRDTHHDEARNEGRRPDAREESRRGPRSRRDARRDDEPREVRIRGARDRPKESIKETPRDDPRSDRGSRGRWSRERQSYGRYDRQMDRSDEGWPETNAQWGRRRVDGAAEDEHSARKRSLADRLGSSEGGASDAQSTPDSKRMRKERMDVPDRGPPARSWGRGSGRAPTPPRDVPPREHRERDRRKRRAGGEG, encoded by the coding sequence ATGGCTCCGTCGACGCCAGACGTCCATGCCGAGCCGCAGTGGCTagtgcatgcgctgcgcacggaAATCAGTGGTGCCGATGTGCGCAGCAGGCTGGAGCATGAATGGCGGACTCAgcctgcgcatgcacgcatcGCTATTGCCGAGCTAATGCGTGAGTATATCCTGCAGCAAGATGtatcgtgcgcacgcataGCCGAGGCACTTGCCATCACTGAGACGTCTTGGTGTGATGTTATTCTTGACACATGCTGGGCCCTTGATGCTGAGATGGAAGTGCGATGTGACGGAAATCTGCCTTTAGAAACAGCACGCTCACGACTCGCTGACGTGGTCAGAGCCTTTGTTACAGGGGGTCTGTTGACGGCCAAGCTCGTTGCATCTCGtctcgatgcagcgcttcTTGGCGCCATCGGTCTGTTGGATGCGAATGTGTTTCAACGGCGAGGTATCCAAATCCGCACGGCCACATTTTTTAAGCAGCCCAAGTACAATTTATTGCGAGAAGAAAATGCAGGCTACGCTGCCTTGTTTATGAGTCTTGAGTCGTGCATTGGACCTGCTATGTATGCTGATGGCGATACTGTTGTTGAAAGCGAGACCGCACGAGATCGAgatgcacgcgccgagTCGTGGCTCCAGACATCCATGCTCGAGTGTATCGGTCGCTTTGGTCTCGATGCagtgcgtgtgctggacATCATTCTTGCATCTTTCTGTGCGCACGCCGTCCATCATTATCCCTTCTTTTTGAgtgtgatgcgccgcgttCCGTGGAGCAGTGCGCGTATCGCCGAGGTGCTTGGCTTCCAATATGCCCATTATACACATCCGGACACGCGCGAATCGACGCCAGAGGAGCTATACCTACTAACAGCGCTATTGATACGCGAGAAAGTCGTGTCTTTCGCTCAGATGCTGGCATATGTATCGCCAGACGATACCATACAAAAGCTTAAGCAGGCACATGATGAGGCACTGACCTCCAAAACGGCCACGGTCGGGGCCAATGCATTGACGATGGCCGCGCCGCTGATCGATGATGATCATGACTCATCAGCTGCAAGTagcacgacgccagcaAATACagtcgatgcagcgccgccgccgccacctaGCCCCCAAGGCATATTTCTTATtcgtgcgcttcttcgaTGTGGCGCATTAGACGAAGTGCGCGGCTTTCTTGCAGCCCATCCATGGATTTTTGGTGCATATCCCAGCGTCACACATGCTTATTTGCGCCTTGTATGGTATCGCCTTGATACACCTGCCTTCCGAGATGCCGTGACCCGATTCGCGAGGACTGGAAACGATCAGACATCGGAGTTGACGATGTATGTGCCTGAACCGCATGCAACTCGCACGCATCGCTACATTTTTTGTGTGCGCGACTGGGCTCATGGACATGCGCCACTGAACCAAGTGGAAGAGGTGTTTGAGCTCTTGTCTCCTCTTGGTGTATACGTGTGTCAAGACCGACGCCTATTGCAGCTTTTGTGTCGCGTATGTGCTCAGGCGCCGAGCAAAGAAGCGTGGATGCCATTCTTGCGAACGCAAGTGCTGCCTGCCGTGACGCTTGCTAACGGCGGTGCGCCACTGCTGTATGAGCTGTGGGAATGTATACAAACCCTTCCGTATCCTCAGCGATACAGTCTTTACGGAGAATGGAAACATCGAAGCACTAAGCGACCCGAGCTACGGTACGCCAAAATGCAGACTGAGCGTGAAGCGCGCGGAATTttgcggcgcatcagctctgacaatgtgcgtgcgagcgGTCGGAGTCTAGCCAaggcagcgcacgcgcatccCACTGTCTTTTTCGAGGTGGTGCTACACCAGATTCAGTCGTATGACAACTTGATCGAGCCGGTCGTTGATTCGGCAAAGTATTTGACACCTCTTGAATACGACGTGTTGACGTATGCTttgctcgaggcactgAGTGATCCGGGGAAGGCGCGGACGAAGCAGGACGGCACGAATACAAGCTTGTGGCTTAAGAGTCTCGCTTCATTTGCCGGCGCACTTTTCCGTAAGTATGCCGCGATGGACTGTACACCTATCCTGCAGTACCTCGCCAACCGGCTGCATGAGGGCCAGGTGGCCGATCTAATTGTCCTGTCTGAGCTCATACTCAAAATGGCTGGTATCGAGCCCATGGGCGAATTGTCAGATGCTCAAATGGCGGCGTTGTCAGGTGGACCGCTGCTTCAAACAGAGGCGCATCTCACGCTTATTCCAGGAACGACGCCCGCCGCTGTGTTACTTGCACGCAACAGCCTTAAAAAGGGCGCGATGCGTTTGTACCGTACGCTGATGCAAAACCGACttgccgtgccgctgctgaTTCTTgtggcccagcagcgcgaggcatgCGTCTTTTCGGACGATGACGTACACATAAagtcgctcagcagcacgTTTGATACGTGCGTTTCCATCTTGCTGCAATACACTCACTTCCTCATGTCACAGGGTACGAGTGAGTATGCACAGCTGGTGCCAAGCCCATCTGCATGGATACGTCGCTTTGGCGTGGACGTCCCTATAGCCTACCATCTTGGAAGGTTGTCTCCCGACACACCGGAGAACTGTGGTGTCTTGGGCCCTCTGTTTTTCGGAACATTTTGGCAGTTGAGTCTGCCGGATCTTGTGGTACCGATGGAGCGATACCAGCATGAACTAGATCGCCTGAAGCAAGCtgtgcagcatgtcgaAACAACGACAGACATGACCGAGAGTCTTAAAACATCGGCTCGTGTGCGACTGCAAGAAAGTATGACTCAGCTCCAGGCGGAGCTCAAGGAGCAGACACTAGCACATCAAGCAACACGGCGCCGATTGCAAACAGAAAAGGGGCAATGGTTCCATGCTGATATCGATCGTGCTCagctcatccagcagctggtGGCTCAGTGCCTGTATCCTCGCGCGCTCTTTTCGCCAACGGACGCTGTGTTTGCGGCGCGATTCCTGCGGACGATTCACACGCTCGGTACGCCTCATTTGCCGACGCTGGGTGTCTACGACACGCTCCTTACTCAGCACGTCGCACCGACCCTATTTCTTGCCACCGAGAACGAGGCACGATCGTACGCCCGATTCCTGTATACGGTGCTACACGACCTACATGCATGGCTCGTATCACCCGACGCGTACGACAAAGAGGCTATTGGGTCAGATGTGACTGGCTTTTCATTGGCATGGCACGGCATGCGTGGCATGCACACACGCCCAGACGAGCAGCCCTTGTCTTTTACAGCGTTCAAGGCATGCATGTTGCAATGGCACTCGTCTCTCTATGAAGCGTTTTCCGCCTGCTTTGGCGTCGAGTacatgcgcatgcgaaATGCGATTGTCGTACTCAACCGCCTCTCTGCCTTCTTTCCACTGTACCGCGATCATGGCCAGCGGCTGTTGCAGGTCGtgcagcacgtcgtggcTACGGAGCATCGTGGCGACCTCAAGGTACTGGCACAGGGACTCGCTGCGACCCTCGAGAAGCACGCGCCTAAGTGGGTCGACGTGACCTATTTCCGTCCCTTAACGAAAGAGGAACGAGCCAGAGTACGTGAAGAGGCCCGTCTCGAGGAAGAACGCAAAGAAGAAGAGCGTAAAGAAAAGGCTCGTcgtgaagaagagcgcaaAGAAAAGCTGCGTCGTGAAGAAGAACGAAAGAAACAGGCTCGCGAGGAAGAAGCTCGTCGCGAAgaggagcgccgcgagagAGCCCGTCAGGAGGAAGTACGCCGCGAAGAGGAGCGTCAAGAAAAGGCTCGCCAAGAAGAAGCTCGACGTGAAACGCGCAAGGAGGAGGCCCATCGCGAGCAAGCCCGTCCGAGAGACACGCACCATGATGAAGCTCGGAACGAAGGCCGTCGTCCAGATGCTCGCGAGGAATCTCGTCGCGGACCCCGCTCCCGGAGGGATGCTCGGAGAGACGATGAGCCTCGCGAAGTTCGGAttcgcggcgcgcgcgaccGACCAAAAGAATCTATCAAGGAGACGCCGCGGGATGATCCACGCTCTGATCGGGGCTCGCGTGGCCGCTGGAGTCGAGAACGTCAGTCCTACGGGCGATACGATCGACAGATGGACCGCTCGGACGAAGGATGGCCGGAAACCAACGCTCAATGGGGGCGCCGAAGGGTCGACGGTGCGGCGGAAGACGAACACAGCGCCCGAAAACGCTCACTCGCCGATCGGCTCGGGTCGTCGGAAGGAGGCGCATCGGACGCCCAAAGTACGCCGGACTCGAAGCGAATGCGCAAAGAGCGTATGGATGTGCCCGATCGTGGTCCACCAGCGCGATCCTGGGGCCGTGGCAGTGGTCGtgcaccgacgccgccaAGAGACGTGCCGCCACGCGAGCACCGTGAGCGTGATCGCCGCAAGCGACGAGCAGGGGGTGAAGGATGA
- a CDS encoding glycosyl hydrolase catalytic core translates to MKLLFAFALQALLFSAVAQASFIRRRPHDSILHRRNDDEGLLGHIHDDVSSLWNGLAGSHSDSSSSSASDSSSEGRVAHTNSSHDSSLVDWLNGVLGGIWHGDGNHGFYKTNPSSGRLLANKPKLGLAWPNGGSMNITHFMTKKVSWFYSWDATPGFSPVPENITFCPMLWGQNKISHFKKHVLGNINSANNAGKCVLGMNEVNQQNQAKMSEGEACSMMRENIMPLKAHDFYVVSPVTTNAPSGMKWMKNFRKQCSDVWNTVDAVAVHYYGTNTTEFKQYVSEWHDTFNKPVWVTEYACQDFNGGEQCSDSEVYSFHMEMAVWFDKQNFVEAYAPFGVMQNLQGVNKANSLQEGREPNFMYNSISSVP, encoded by the coding sequence ATGAAGTTGCTCTTTGCTTTTGCTCTTCAAGCTCTTTTGTTTTCTGCGGTGGCTCAAGCCTCCTTTATCCGCCGCAGACCACATGACAGTATCCTGCATCGTCGGAATGACGATGAAGGTTTACTTGGTCATATTCATGACGATGTTTCATCCCTATGGAATGGTTTAGCTGGATCCCACAGTGActcttcgtcatcatccGCCTCAGATTCTTCGTCCGAAGGTCGTGTAGCTCACACAAATTCAAGCCACGACAGTTCATTGGTGGACTGGCTCAATGGCGTGTTAGGTGGAATCTGGCATGGCGATGGCAACCACGGGTTCTACAAGACCAATCCTAGTTCCGGTCGCCTATTAGCGAACAAACCCAAGTTGGGTCTAGCGTGGCCGAATGGTGGATCTATGAATATCACTCATTTTATGACGAAGAAAGTATCTTGGTTTTACTCATGGGATGCCACGCCAGGTTTCTCTCCCGTCCCAGAAAACATCACATTCTGCCCTATGCTCTGGGGTCAAAACAAGATTAGCCACTTTAAAAAGCATGTTCTCGGAAACATTAACAGCGCAAACAATGCTGGAAAGTGTGTTCTAGGTATGAACGAGGTCAACCAGCAAAATCAAGCAAAAATGTCCGAGGGTGAAGCTTGCTCCATGATGCGCGAGAACATTATGCCACTCAAAGCCCATGACTTCTACGTCGTTTCGCCCGTAACCACTAACGCTCCCAGTGGCATGAAGTGGATGAAGAACTTCCGCAAGCAGTGCTCAGATGTCTGGAATACGGTGGATGCAGTTGCTGTGCATTACTACGGCACGAACACGACAGAATTCAAGCAATATGTATCAGAATGGCACGACACATTTAACAAGCCTGTTTGGGTAACCGAATATGCCTGCCAGGACTTCAACGGTGGCGAGCAGTGCTCGGACTCGGAGGTCTACAGTTTCCACATGGAAATGGCGGTTTGGTTTGACAAGCAAAACTTTGTTGAAGCGTATGCGCCATTCGGCGTGATGCAAAACTTGCAGGGTGTAAACAAGGCGAACAGTCTCCAAGAGGGTCGGGAACCCAACTTCATGTACAATTCCATTTCCAGCGTCCCTTGA
- a CDS encoding DNA-directed RNA polymerases I, II, and III subunit RPABC4: protein MSYAARPGGVPLGGAGMRQPAVEYICADCSAINEIRPREPIRCRECGHRIMYKKRTKHMLHFEAR from the exons ATGAGTTACGCGGCGCGCCCTGGCGGAGTGCCACTTGGCGGCGCGGGCATGCGCCAGCCAGCGGTCGAGTACATCTGTGCTG ACTGCTCGGCCATCAACGAAATTCGGCCTCGCGAGCCGATTCGGTGTCGTGAGTGCGGACATCGCATCATGTACAAAAAGCGCACCAAACACATG CTCCATTTCGAGGCACGGTAG
- a CDS encoding ubiquitin metalloprotease fusion protein, translating to MNRSKLRIAISYRSKTYPITLEDISTVSAFQDLIFDTIGVRPENQKILVPPKARQLLQTLRAGTTTQTTIRDVGLSDCMQITVIGAPDDEIKEVQAEEEKWDKARAKRRQLHPSLLKNTTPQKRSVVVPESVFGKNVVHASIPSSNPLHAKIFSYLNRLASDPAILHVCHLHGYKVGTLTELLPHEHPDLLGLNINMGDTILLRIRTDAADGLRDYKTTRRVLLHELCHNEIAGHPPEFNALNSQLNREVEAFEHNQILGTHRLSTEPVYEPASNVPVDADEEREERRRKILAATEKRLADIDQNIQSQCGDSKKVPFSK from the coding sequence ATGAACAGGAGTAAGCTACGAATAGCGATTTCATATCGTTCAAAGACCTATCCAATCACGCTCGAAGATATATCGACCGTATCTGCTTTTCAAGACCTGATATTCGATACTATTGGGGTGCGGCCTGAAAACCAAAAAATCTTGGTGCCACCCAAAGCACGTCAGTTACTCCAAACACTACGTGCTGGCACGACTACCCAAACTACAATTCGAGATGTAGGTTTGAGCGACTGCATGCAGATCACTGTCATTGGCGCCCCTGATGATGAAATAAAGGAGGTCCAGGCTGAAGAGGAAAAATGGGACAAGGCACGGGCGAAACGACGACAACTTCATCCAAGTCTGTTGAAGAATACCACGCCTCAGAAACGTTCAGTGGTGGTCCCAGAATCTGTGTTTGGCAAGAATGTGGTTCATGCATCGATCCCTTCGTCGAATCCCTTGCACGCCAAAATATTTTCTTACTTAAACCGACTTGCATCCGATCCTGCTATCCTGCATGTTTGCCACTTACATGGCTACAAGGTCGGCACACTCACCGAGCTTTTACCGCATGAGCACCCAGATCTTTTGGGCTTAAACATCAACATGGGTGACACTATTTTACTTCGCATCCGTACTGATGCGGCTGATGGCTTGCGTGACTATAAAACAACGCGGCGAGTTTTACTCCATGAACTTTGTCACAACGAAATAGCGGGGCATCCGCCAGAATTTAATGCCCTCAACAGCCAACTAAACCGTGAAGTCGAAGCATTTGAGCACAACCAAATACTAGGTACACACAGGCTATCTACAGAACCTGTCTATGAACCAGCCAGTAATGTGCCTGTGGATGCTGACGAAGAGCGCGAAGAACGTCGCAGGAAGATCTTAGCAGCCACCGAAAAACGTTTAGCGGACATCGACCAGAATATCCAGAGTCAGTGTGGAGACTCCAAAAAGGTACCTTTTTCCAAGTAA